In Shumkonia mesophila, a single genomic region encodes these proteins:
- the puuE gene encoding allantoinase PuuE produces MTYPRDMIGYGQTPPHPRWPGEARIALQFVVNYEEGAENCILHGDAHSETLNSDNVGIAPRQGERDLVTESFYEYGSRAGYWRLMRLFNERGIKTTVFAIGMAIDRTPDVGRYAVATGHEICCHGWRWVDYRRIPEAEERDHIGRAVKAIEQAAGSTPVGWYTGRISERTRSLVAAHGQFIYDSDAYNDDLPYWVRVGGKPWLVIPYAFDTNDMRFASAPGFNTGQQFFEHLRDSFDFLYREGATSPKMMSVGLHCRLAGRPGRAAALERFLDHALAHEGVWICRRDEIARHWFTHHAPEATTAG; encoded by the coding sequence GCTATGGCCAGACGCCCCCCCATCCCCGGTGGCCGGGAGAGGCGCGGATCGCCTTGCAGTTCGTGGTCAACTACGAGGAAGGTGCCGAGAACTGCATCCTCCACGGCGATGCCCATTCCGAGACCCTGAATTCCGACAATGTGGGAATCGCCCCCCGCCAGGGAGAGCGCGACCTGGTCACCGAATCCTTCTATGAGTACGGCAGCCGGGCCGGGTATTGGCGCTTGATGCGCCTATTTAACGAACGCGGGATAAAGACGACAGTTTTCGCGATCGGCATGGCGATCGATCGGACACCCGACGTCGGCCGTTACGCGGTGGCGACCGGCCACGAAATCTGCTGTCACGGTTGGCGTTGGGTCGATTACCGCCGCATTCCCGAAGCCGAGGAACGCGACCACATCGGGCGCGCCGTGAAAGCCATCGAGCAGGCCGCCGGGTCAACGCCGGTCGGCTGGTATACCGGGCGCATCAGCGAACGGACCCGCAGTCTGGTCGCGGCCCACGGGCAGTTCATCTATGATTCCGACGCCTACAACGACGACCTGCCCTACTGGGTGCGCGTAGGCGGCAAGCCTTGGCTGGTCATCCCCTACGCCTTCGATACCAACGATATGCGTTTCGCGTCCGCCCCCGGCTTCAACACCGGCCAGCAGTTCTTCGAACACCTGCGGGACAGCTTCGACTTCCTCTATCGGGAGGGGGCGACGTCACCCAAGATGATGTCGGTCGGGCTCCATTGCCGGCTGGCCGGGCGACCGGGCCGGGCCGCCGCTCTCGAGCGGTTTCTCGATCATGCCCTGGCGCACGAGGGGGTGTGGATCTGCCGGCGGGACGAAATCGCCCGCCACTGGTTCACCCACCACGCACCCGAAGCGACCACGGCCGGCTGA